A section of the Roseivirga sp. BDSF3-8 genome encodes:
- a CDS encoding transposase yields the protein MESFHALMGGSRQGVHAAKVRFLQKSRREAQVLELVRNWRMHHPGMGSRTMYYSLKAAGMDLPIGVSAFEQLLSRNGLTIGRSKRFIPKTSDGKGAKKFPNLTNNLVLDNVGQLIVGDITFFWLVDRWSYLFILKEVYSQRLLSLYPSDNMKKETALRALEQAVALNRHINWEGCIHHSDNGSQYDSALYLSALSKLKMKVSRAKSCRENGSGEQINHIIKNMYLKAMQPQNINQLKSYCKRVVHLMNNERAVEQLGYMTVIQFEEKLSKMAPEIRIKKTLHNFENST from the coding sequence ATGGAAAGCTTCCACGCTTTGATGGGAGGCAGCCGTCAAGGGGTACATGCAGCAAAAGTGCGGTTCCTTCAAAAGTCCCGGCGAGAAGCTCAGGTGTTAGAATTGGTCAGGAACTGGCGTATGCATCACCCAGGTATGGGAAGTAGAACGATGTATTATTCCCTCAAAGCCGCTGGAATGGATCTCCCTATAGGAGTCTCTGCTTTCGAACAGTTATTGAGCAGAAACGGTCTAACGATTGGAAGGTCTAAGCGGTTTATTCCTAAAACCAGTGATGGTAAAGGGGCTAAGAAATTCCCTAACCTTACTAATAACTTGGTGCTTGACAATGTTGGCCAGCTCATTGTCGGGGATATTACCTTCTTTTGGCTGGTAGACAGGTGGAGCTACCTTTTTATCTTGAAAGAGGTTTACTCACAGCGACTTTTGAGCTTATACCCAAGTGATAATATGAAAAAAGAGACCGCACTTAGAGCGCTGGAGCAAGCAGTAGCTCTTAATAGGCATATCAATTGGGAAGGATGCATCCATCACTCAGATAACGGCTCACAGTACGACTCAGCCCTTTATCTATCTGCCTTATCAAAGCTGAAGATGAAGGTCAGTCGAGCCAAAAGCTGTAGGGAAAACGGCTCTGGCGAACAGATTAACCATATCATCAAAAATATGTATCTAAAAGCCATGCAGCCTCAAAACATCAATCAATTAAAGAGCTATTGCAAAAGGGTCGTTCACCTGATGAATAATGAACGAGCTGTTGAGCAACTAGGCTATATGACCGTAATCCAATTTGAAGAAAAGCTCAGTAAAATGGCTCCTGAGATAAGAATTAAAAAGACGCTGCATAATTTTGAAAACAGCACATAG
- a CDS encoding transposase, with translation MRSRVFSESFKRDKVRMYETGKMSVSQLSKTYQVSETSIYKWIDRFRSTPASERIVVETESDYLQVVELQERMVKMERLIGNQQMMIDYQQSVIAAAKQHYGEDIEKKFG, from the coding sequence ATGAGATCAAGAGTATTTAGTGAAAGCTTCAAAAGAGATAAAGTACGGATGTACGAGACGGGTAAAATGAGCGTATCTCAACTGTCGAAGACCTACCAAGTTAGCGAAACATCTATTTATAAGTGGATTGATCGTTTTCGGTCTACTCCGGCAAGTGAACGGATTGTAGTAGAGACCGAGAGTGACTATTTGCAGGTTGTGGAGCTTCAGGAGCGGATGGTAAAGATGGAACGTCTTATAGGAAATCAGCAGATGATGATTGACTATCAGCAGTCCGTAATCGCTGCAGCAAAGCAGCATTATGGAGAGGATATTGAAAAAAAGTTTGGTTGA
- a CDS encoding tetratricopeptide repeat protein: protein MKKNLRYVLVALLGLCTMACNQAEEMEAEYAHAYFEAGKEALAVKNVSSAITNLEVANKFSGQGKFKEDVQFNLAYAYFYAGSYKKALIYLDSVPDSYDVFWLKALCYKYSNDQEKAIRSLEQAIKLSNNSKQILDLKNWIGLCYLELEKYSHAERAFKEILNEGEAQETRFWALVNLGYLYLQTREYSYAINTLTLAKEMKSTPLVGVNLAEAYFKNGQIAKARFLTNEVLAHPDLTLWVSDMAQVLKLELQGADGSYFRAKLDVPNKNAEITPVNAENSVRVAEVEVSSIRERYAAEREQRYLIALAALLLVVAMATGLYLYRWWKYGKALNEFRLDVQEHILDLEAEGLLDEEEANERMRE, encoded by the coding sequence AGAACCTACGCTATGTGCTAGTGGCCCTGCTGGGGCTATGTACCATGGCCTGTAACCAGGCCGAAGAAATGGAAGCGGAATATGCACATGCCTACTTTGAGGCAGGCAAAGAGGCCCTTGCAGTCAAGAATGTATCTTCTGCAATTACTAATCTAGAAGTAGCCAACAAGTTTAGCGGGCAAGGCAAGTTTAAAGAAGATGTACAATTCAATCTGGCCTACGCCTATTTTTATGCAGGATCATATAAAAAAGCTTTAATCTATCTAGATTCTGTTCCTGATTCTTATGATGTTTTTTGGTTAAAAGCCTTATGCTACAAATACAGCAATGATCAAGAAAAAGCAATTCGTAGCCTTGAGCAGGCTATTAAGCTATCAAATAATAGTAAACAAATTTTAGATTTAAAAAACTGGATAGGGCTTTGCTATTTAGAGTTAGAAAAATATTCGCATGCAGAAAGAGCATTTAAAGAAATCCTTAATGAAGGTGAAGCACAAGAGACTCGATTTTGGGCGTTGGTCAATTTAGGGTACTTGTATTTACAAACCCGAGAATACTCTTATGCTATTAATACTCTCACCCTTGCCAAAGAAATGAAAAGCACTCCTTTAGTAGGAGTAAATCTAGCAGAAGCTTATTTTAAAAATGGTCAAATTGCCAAAGCCCGGTTTCTTACAAATGAGGTTTTAGCCCATCCTGATTTGACATTATGGGTCAGTGACATGGCCCAGGTACTTAAACTTGAACTACAGGGAGCAGATGGTAGCTACTTCAGAGCAAAATTAGATGTTCCTAATAAGAACGCCGAGATAACACCTGTAAATGCCGAAAACAGTGTTAGGGTGGCGGAAGTAGAGGTAAGTTCGATACGCGAGCGCTATGCAGCGGAGCGGGAGCAGCGCTACCTGATAGCCCTGGCGGCCCTGCTGCTGGTAGTGGCTATGGCTACGGGCCTATACCTGTACCGCTGGTGGAAGTATGGCAAGGCACTGAATGAGTTTAGGCTGGATGTGCAGGAGCATATACTGGACCTGGAGGCCGAGGGGCTGCTGGATGAGGAAGAGGCTAATGAGAGAATGCGTGAATAA